GTATATAAAATATTGGAACTGGAAGACAAAGAATTAATGGAAAGGTATAAAGACCTTGTTGAAGACTTTAAGACAATGAAAGAACTTGCTCTAATACTTAATCAAAAAAGGATGGCAAGAGGAGCTATAAATTTTGATTTTGATGAGGCAAAAATCATTGTTGATGAAAATGGAAGGCCTATTGACATTCAAAAGTATGAAATAACAATTGCCAATCAGATAATAGAAGAATTTATGCTTGTATGTAATGAAACAATAGCAGAGCACTTTTATTGGGCTGATGTACCTTTCATTTACAGAATTCATGAAGATCCTGACAGCGAAAAGATTTCAGCATTTGCAGAGTTTGTGGCTACGTTGGGTTATAGGCTGAAATCAGTAAATAAAATTCATCCGAGGGTTTTACAGGATTTACTTGAGGATGCAAAGGGTACGAAGGAAGAAAAGTTAATCAGTTCAGTTATGCTGAGATCTCTGGCAAAGGCCAGATACAGCAGCGAAAGTGACAAACATTTCGGTCTTGCCACTAAATTTTATTGCCATTTTACTTCTCCTATAAGAAGATATCCTGATTTGATGATTCATAGAATTATTAAGGAGCATCTAAAGGGGCTACTTGATGAAACCAGGGAGAAAGAGTTAAACAGCAGTTTGCCGGAAATTGCACAGGTTTGTTCTCAAAGGGAAAGAGAGGCAGAGGATGCTGAAAGAGAAATTGAATTATTGAAGAAAGTTGAATTCATGAAACAGTTTGAAGGAAGAGTCTTCAAAGGGATAATTTCGGGAGTAACATCTTTTGGTATTTTTGTTGTATTGGATAACACAGTTGAAGGTCTTGTTAGATTGAGTGATTTGGACGATGACTATTATATATATAACGAAAAACTATACTCTTTGATTGGAGAGAGAACGAGAAAGACATACCGCATAGGTGACGAGGTGGTAGTACAGCTTGTAAGAGCAGATCTTTTAACAAAACAGATTGATTTTATGATTGTGGATGATGACTTAGAAGACGAAGATACAGAATTATACGATATATATGATTTTGCTGGAAAGGAAAATATAAGAAGCGATAGTGGTAATGGTAAAAGTAAAAAAACCCGCAAATCTAAAAAAGATGTAGATAAAAAAGTATTAGATAATGTTACCGGAAAAAGAAAAAGGAAGAAAAAATAATGGAGAATGTATTGGTAAGTGCATGTTTGGCTGGAGTAAACTGTAAATATAATGGCGGAAACAACTTAAGAAAAGATATCCAGGGAATTGTATCCCAGGGTAAAGCAATATTGGTTTGTCCAGAACAATTAGGGGGTTGTCCGACACCCCGGCCACCTGCGGAGATTCAAGGTGGTACAGGGGCAGATGTCCTTGACGGAAAATGTAAAGTCATAAATAGAAATGGAGAAGATGTAACTTACTATTTTATAAATGGTGCCGAAGAAACTTTAAAAATTGCTAAAATGGCAGGAATAAAAAGGGCGATACTAAAATCAAGAAGCCCTTCCTGCGGTTATGGCCAGATATATGACGGAAGCTTTTCCGGTAAGGTCAAAGAGGGTAATGGTGTAACTGCTGAATTATTGTTAAGAAACGGTATAATGCTTGAAAACGAAAAATAATGATTAAACCTTCAAACTGTGAATCCCTTTTCTTTAAGTTCATTGAAAAAAGCTTCACAATCATTAGTATGGGCCTCTACCCTGATTGGTTTACTAAGATCCAGGCTAAAAATACCCATGATGGATTTAGCATCAACAATATACCGGCCTGATACCAGATCAATATCAAAATCATATTTATTTGCGATATTTACAAAGTCTTTCACATCGTTAATAGATCTTAGTAATATATCAATATACGCCATAATATTTATTCTCCTTTACATAAATTATTAACTGCCTAACAATTGGATATAAACCCATGTTATTCATTTTATATATTACCCTCTTAATGTTACATAAAGGTTTCATTATTGTTAAAATATTTAAAATATTATTATTTTTAATTGATTATGCATATACTAAATTTTTGTGCTAAAATCTTATTCTACGGGTAATAATTTATAGGAAGAAATTAAAATAATTATCAATGCAGTAACCAGAGGTAATGAGAAATTTCTGAAGTAAGAATTTTTTCTAGTATATAATAATAGTACATTAATCTTTTAAAGGAGAAGAGAATGAAAAAAGTTGCTTTTTACACATTAGGATGCAAGGTTAACCAATATGATACCCAGGCGGTAAGCGATATTTTCAAAAAAGAAGGATATGAGATAGTGGATTTTAATGAGAAAGCTGATGTATATGTAATAAATACCTGTACCGTTACGGGACTTAGTGACCGAAAATCCAGACAGATGATCAGGCGTGCAAAA
Above is a genomic segment from Clostridiaceae bacterium containing:
- a CDS encoding DUF523 domain-containing protein; its protein translation is MENVLVSACLAGVNCKYNGGNNLRKDIQGIVSQGKAILVCPEQLGGCPTPRPPAEIQGGTGADVLDGKCKVINRNGEDVTYYFINGAEETLKIAKMAGIKRAILKSRSPSCGYGQIYDGSFSGKVKEGNGVTAELLLRNGIMLENEK
- the rnr gene encoding ribonuclease R, encoding MELSGKLAERRERILAFMREKAYKPLSFTELSVVLDVPHEDLDQLRMVLESLESDGLIFRTKKNRYGTPEKMNLIVGRFQGSERGYGFVIPDDQNIKDIFISVDNTGGAMHNDRVVARINKKGYSDRRAEGEIIRIISRANNTIVGTFECSRYFGFVIPDNTKISGDIFIPKDEFGNAKPGDKVVAEIVKWPEARRNAEGRIIEVLGSSKDTGVDVLSIIKTYNLKEEFPFDVVQQASSIPQEVTEDMIKDRRDLRNLRMVTIDGEDAKDLDDAVSIEKLSNGIYKLGVHIADVSYYVKENSPLDKEALRRGTSVYLVDRVIPMLPRELSNGICSLNAKTDRLAFSVIMDIDSTGKVINHEIFESVINVSERMTYTDVYKILELEDKELMERYKDLVEDFKTMKELALILNQKRMARGAINFDFDEAKIIVDENGRPIDIQKYEITIANQIIEEFMLVCNETIAEHFYWADVPFIYRIHEDPDSEKISAFAEFVATLGYRLKSVNKIHPRVLQDLLEDAKGTKEEKLISSVMLRSLAKARYSSESDKHFGLATKFYCHFTSPIRRYPDLMIHRIIKEHLKGLLDETREKELNSSLPEIAQVCSQREREAEDAEREIELLKKVEFMKQFEGRVFKGIISGVTSFGIFVVLDNTVEGLVRLSDLDDDYYIYNEKLYSLIGERTRKTYRIGDEVVVQLVRADLLTKQIDFMIVDDDLEDEDTELYDIYDFAGKENIRSDSGNGKSKKTRKSKKDVDKKVLDNVTGKRKRKKK
- a CDS encoding HPr family phosphocarrier protein is translated as MAYIDILLRSINDVKDFVNIANKYDFDIDLVSGRYIVDAKSIMGIFSLDLSKPIRVEAHTNDCEAFFNELKEKGFTV